Proteins from one Daphnia pulicaria isolate SC F1-1A chromosome 3, SC_F0-13Bv2, whole genome shotgun sequence genomic window:
- the LOC124328586 gene encoding cuticle protein 7-like: MLLVVLSMLAVASIRAKNIGTLRELPDITSSALPQKQWYTQDGQGQANFGYAYPGQAASNIRDADGNMAGSWSYVDADGNLIRATYTAGREQGFLVSSTNEGPAVAAIAPASDPVKVAPIISDCNAVGRSTHQDSKFRMVGSEETNQNQYPFMVS, encoded by the coding sequence ATGTTATTGGTGGTATTGTCCATGCTGGCTGTGGCTAGTATTCGAGCTAAAAACATTGGTACTCTACGAGAGTTGCCAGACATTACTTCATCTGCGCTACCCCAGAAGCAATGGTACACACAGGACGGGCAGGGCCAGGCTAATTTCGGCTACGCCTACCCCGGCCAGGCCGCCAGCAACATTCGCGATGCTGATGGAAACATGGCCGGTTCTTGGAGTTATGTCGACGCTGATGGTAACCTGATCAGAGCCACTTACACGGCCGGGCGAGAGCAAGGCTTCCTCGTTTCATCCACCAACGAAGGGCCAGCAGTTGCTGCTATTGCTCCTGCATCCGATCCGGTTAAAGTGGCTCCAATCATTTCCGATTGCAATGCCGTTGGTCGTTCCACCCACCAAGACTCTAAATTCCGGATGGTAGGAAGTGAAGAAACCAACCAGAATCAATATCCTTTCATGGTAAGTTAA